The following coding sequences are from one Microbacterium wangchenii window:
- a CDS encoding PDZ domain-containing protein yields the protein MALFDQDTTIVPRTRPRFSRGTVAGLWALVIALVVLLVITFLPTAYVIQQPGPVYNTLGTVKTADGEEVPLISVEDAETYPPEGALDLLTVQVVGNPERRPSWFELAVAWFDPSRAVLPLEAVFPPGQTTEQRNEQNAALMVDSQQEAAAAALSELGYEVTSRIAVHSLTDDSAAEGLLEAGDVILTVDEAPAADAQQVRDAVVAGEGDAVTLVVERDGQRREVTVTPREVESEGETTWLIGVQLMAEFDLPVDVTIQLDDVGGPSAGMMFALGIMDVLTPGDLTGGERIAGTGTIDAAGEVGRIGGIRQKLYGARDAGAEYFLAPEGNCDEVVGHIPSGVEVFAVADLDDALDVLEAIRTDADLSALPSCSR from the coding sequence GTGGCGCTGTTCGACCAGGACACCACGATCGTGCCGCGCACGCGACCCCGGTTCAGCCGAGGAACCGTCGCCGGGCTGTGGGCACTGGTCATCGCCCTCGTCGTACTCCTGGTGATCACGTTCCTGCCCACCGCCTACGTCATCCAGCAGCCCGGCCCCGTGTACAACACCCTCGGCACGGTGAAGACCGCCGACGGCGAAGAGGTGCCGCTGATCTCCGTCGAGGACGCCGAGACCTACCCGCCCGAGGGGGCGCTGGACCTGCTGACGGTCCAGGTGGTCGGGAATCCCGAGCGCCGCCCGTCGTGGTTCGAGCTCGCCGTGGCGTGGTTCGACCCGTCCCGTGCGGTGCTCCCCCTGGAGGCGGTCTTCCCGCCGGGGCAGACCACCGAGCAGCGCAACGAGCAGAACGCCGCCCTCATGGTGGACTCGCAGCAGGAGGCCGCCGCCGCAGCACTGTCCGAGCTGGGGTACGAGGTGACCTCTCGCATCGCGGTCCACTCGCTCACCGACGACTCCGCCGCCGAGGGTCTCCTGGAGGCGGGGGATGTCATCCTCACCGTCGACGAGGCCCCCGCCGCCGATGCCCAGCAGGTGCGCGACGCCGTCGTGGCCGGCGAGGGAGACGCCGTCACGCTCGTGGTCGAGCGGGACGGGCAGCGCAGGGAGGTCACGGTCACCCCCCGCGAGGTCGAGTCCGAGGGTGAGACGACGTGGCTCATCGGCGTGCAGCTGATGGCGGAGTTCGACCTTCCCGTCGACGTCACCATCCAGCTCGACGATGTCGGAGGACCCAGCGCCGGGATGATGTTCGCGCTGGGGATCATGGACGTGCTGACTCCGGGCGACCTCACCGGTGGCGAGCGCATCGCCGGCACCGGGACCATCGACGCCGCCGGCGAGGTCGGACGGATCGGTGGCATCCGGCAGAAGCTGTACGGCGCGCGCGACGCGGGCGCGGAGTACTTCCTCGCGCCGGAGGGCAACTGCGACGAGGTGGTCGGTCACATCCCGTCGGGCGTGGAGGTGTTCGCCGTCGCCGATCTGGATGATGCCCTCGACGTGCTGGAAGCCATCCGCACCGACGCCGATCTCAGCGCGCTGCCCAGCTGCAGCCGCTGA
- a CDS encoding zinc-dependent metalloprotease, whose translation MADDDRSPEEEFQELLRKLLAGEGGGIDPEQLSRLSGMPIDPATMQTMMRHLQGAFASGDEGISWDLAKRQALHIANQSSLAITSGQRTDLDAAFALAALWLSEATTISELPAPPRVLTRGAWVEATLPVWQELAEPVATSIADALTSALSSQAPDDMQELIAGAGRLMRTVGGSLFATQLGHVVGRLSTEVVSGGDVGIPVMPDGDAAILPQNFADFGRDLEIPDDQLALYLATRELAHARLFRHARWLRLHVISQVRDFAAGIHVDTDALEDLAGRFDPSEPEELRRALESGALLPARSEEQTAALTRLENLLATIEGWVDVVTAEATTRLPSADRIAEAVRRRRAVGGPAEQALGSLVGLELRPRRMREAAAMWQAVTDAVGSAARDALWDYPDLMPSADDIDDPAALVARVSAQARGEAPQHDELDDALAQLLAEEAQGGTSEDTAAPDAGDAGSGDTDPGEPDAEGPRPV comes from the coding sequence GTGGCGGACGACGACCGCAGTCCCGAGGAGGAGTTCCAGGAGCTCCTGCGCAAGCTTCTGGCCGGAGAGGGCGGCGGGATCGACCCGGAGCAGCTGTCGCGCCTGTCGGGCATGCCCATCGACCCCGCGACGATGCAGACGATGATGCGCCACCTGCAGGGCGCCTTCGCCTCCGGCGACGAGGGCATCTCGTGGGACCTGGCCAAGCGGCAGGCCCTGCACATCGCCAATCAGAGCAGCCTGGCCATCACGTCGGGCCAGCGCACCGACCTCGATGCCGCATTCGCCCTCGCCGCCCTGTGGCTGAGCGAGGCCACGACGATCTCGGAGCTGCCCGCCCCGCCGCGGGTTCTCACGCGCGGCGCATGGGTGGAGGCGACCCTGCCGGTGTGGCAGGAGCTCGCCGAGCCGGTGGCCACCAGCATCGCCGACGCGCTGACCAGCGCGCTGAGCTCGCAGGCGCCCGACGACATGCAGGAGCTCATCGCCGGCGCCGGACGCCTCATGCGCACGGTGGGCGGATCGCTCTTCGCGACCCAGCTCGGCCACGTCGTGGGCCGCCTCTCCACCGAGGTGGTCAGCGGCGGCGATGTCGGCATCCCCGTCATGCCCGACGGCGACGCGGCGATCCTGCCGCAGAACTTCGCCGATTTCGGACGGGATCTGGAGATCCCCGACGATCAGCTGGCCCTGTACCTCGCGACGCGCGAGCTCGCCCATGCCCGCCTGTTCCGCCACGCGCGGTGGCTGCGACTGCACGTCATCTCGCAGGTGCGTGATTTCGCCGCCGGCATCCACGTCGACACCGACGCCTTGGAGGACCTGGCCGGCCGGTTCGACCCCTCCGAGCCGGAGGAGCTGCGTCGCGCGCTGGAGAGCGGCGCGCTGCTGCCGGCGCGCTCGGAGGAGCAGACGGCCGCCCTGACCCGGCTGGAGAACCTCCTGGCGACCATCGAGGGCTGGGTGGATGTCGTCACGGCCGAGGCCACGACACGACTTCCCTCCGCCGACCGGATCGCGGAGGCCGTGCGCCGCCGCCGCGCCGTGGGCGGGCCGGCCGAGCAGGCGCTCGGATCGCTCGTGGGCCTGGAGCTGCGCCCCCGGCGCATGCGGGAGGCGGCGGCGATGTGGCAGGCCGTGACCGACGCCGTGGGCTCAGCCGCGCGGGACGCCCTGTGGGACTACCCCGACCTCATGCCCAGCGCCGACGACATCGACGACCCGGCCGCACTGGTCGCCCGCGTGTCGGCGCAGGCGCGGGGCGAAGCGCCGCAGCACGACGAACTCGACGACGCCCTCGCCCAGCTGCTGGCCGAGGAGGCGCAGGGGGGCACGTCGGAGGACACCGCCGCTCCCGACGCCGGCGACGCCGGCTCCGGTGACACCGACCCCGGCGAGCCGGATGCGGAGGGGCCCCGCCCCGTCTGA
- a CDS encoding ATP-dependent helicase gives MARRHTVSALDNLDEHQRAAASALRGPVCVLAGAGTGKTRVITHRVAHGVDTGAYSPGRVMAVTFTAKAAGEMRGRLRALGIDGVAARTFHAAALAQLNYFWPSLTGDGAPNLVSNKVKLLAHAADGIGLAPDTPTLRDVASAIEWRKITMRSVDAFVAARPTPIGRLDVQQVADLQRAYEKLKDERRQMDFEDVLLTCAGMLEAEPRVTQEVREQYRHFTVDEFQDVSPLQYRLLQLWLGDRRDLCVVGDASQTIYSFAGADARYLLDFPRTHEDAQLFRLETNYRSAAPVLEVANALMRGRPGALELVPARPGGAAPTPVVRAFDDDEAEAAAVARSIADAIAGGVEPSAIAVLYRSHAQSAPLLAALAAAGVATTVLGGRRFFDQPEVRQAVLALRAASVAPIETDFVTTVRDILRSLGLTDEPPPAGGALRESWEARAALLRLAENAEPGTSLRAFTDGLVARAKDQHEPTTRTVTLATLHAAKGLEWDHVHLVGLSEGLLPISYATSFEDIDEERRLAYVGITRAGRTLSVSWSRGRGRSARNPSRFLQEIGTRSLRAGDAPATRGSVRPRADARTAREWSSGR, from the coding sequence ATGGCACGACGGCACACCGTGAGCGCACTGGACAACCTCGACGAACACCAGCGGGCCGCCGCATCCGCCCTCCGCGGCCCGGTGTGCGTGCTCGCCGGCGCCGGTACCGGCAAGACGCGCGTCATCACGCACCGCGTCGCGCACGGCGTGGACACCGGGGCGTACTCGCCCGGTCGCGTGATGGCGGTGACGTTCACCGCGAAGGCCGCGGGCGAGATGCGCGGGCGGCTGCGGGCGCTGGGGATCGACGGCGTCGCGGCCCGGACGTTCCACGCCGCGGCCCTGGCGCAGCTGAACTACTTCTGGCCCTCTCTCACCGGCGACGGGGCGCCGAACCTCGTCAGCAACAAGGTCAAGCTCCTCGCCCACGCGGCAGACGGCATCGGGCTGGCGCCGGACACCCCGACCCTTCGGGATGTGGCCAGCGCCATCGAATGGCGCAAGATCACGATGCGCAGCGTCGACGCCTTCGTGGCGGCACGCCCCACCCCGATCGGCCGTCTCGACGTGCAGCAGGTGGCCGATCTGCAGCGCGCGTACGAGAAGCTCAAGGACGAGCGCCGCCAGATGGACTTCGAAGACGTCCTGCTCACGTGCGCGGGGATGCTGGAAGCCGAACCGCGCGTCACGCAGGAGGTGCGCGAGCAGTACCGCCACTTCACCGTCGACGAGTTCCAGGACGTCTCGCCGCTGCAGTACCGCCTCCTGCAGCTGTGGCTGGGGGATCGGCGCGACCTGTGCGTCGTGGGGGACGCGAGTCAGACGATCTACTCGTTCGCCGGCGCCGACGCCCGCTACCTGCTGGATTTCCCGCGCACCCACGAAGACGCCCAGCTGTTCCGGCTGGAGACGAACTACCGATCTGCCGCGCCGGTGCTGGAGGTGGCCAACGCCCTCATGCGGGGCCGCCCGGGCGCCCTGGAACTCGTCCCCGCCCGCCCCGGCGGAGCTGCGCCGACGCCGGTGGTCCGCGCGTTCGACGACGACGAGGCGGAGGCCGCGGCGGTGGCACGTTCGATCGCCGACGCCATCGCCGGCGGCGTGGAGCCCTCCGCGATCGCGGTGCTGTACCGCTCGCATGCGCAGTCCGCGCCGCTCCTGGCCGCGCTGGCTGCTGCCGGCGTCGCCACGACGGTGCTCGGCGGCCGGCGCTTCTTCGATCAGCCCGAGGTCCGCCAGGCGGTCCTCGCCCTGCGGGCCGCCTCGGTCGCACCCATCGAGACCGACTTCGTCACCACGGTGCGTGACATCCTGCGCTCGCTGGGGCTCACGGACGAGCCGCCGCCGGCCGGCGGCGCGCTCCGGGAGTCGTGGGAAGCGCGCGCCGCGCTCCTGCGGCTCGCGGAGAACGCCGAGCCGGGAACCAGCCTGCGCGCCTTCACGGACGGCCTGGTCGCGCGCGCGAAGGACCAGCACGAGCCGACCACGCGCACCGTCACCCTCGCCACGCTGCACGCGGCGAAGGGCCTGGAGTGGGACCACGTGCATCTGGTCGGCCTGAGCGAGGGGCTGCTGCCGATCTCCTACGCCACGAGCTTCGAGGACATCGACGAAGAGCGGCGCCTGGCCTACGTCGGCATCACGCGGGCCGGGCGAACCCTGTCGGTGAGCTGGTCGCGCGGACGCGGGCGGTCGGCGCGGAATCCGTCGCGGTTCCTGCAGGAAATCGGCACGCGCAGTCTTCGTGCGGGGGATGCACCCGCCACACGCGGTTCGGTGCGTCCGCGCGCAGACGCACGGACCGCGCGGGAGTGGTCGTCGGGGCGGTGA
- the nudC gene encoding NAD(+) diphosphatase, whose protein sequence is MTVPVTSSPRFGPVDRSPTERMTDDLIALAQRDPRTRVLVVRGDAAPLAPDGGLTAVAVADVPQDAVWAFLGRRPDGAAVLAAAFPPDRDDPVDAPGGWGALRSIGGDLPADDTAVLMPAIALGRWLVDAPFCPACGTRTELQHAGWARRCPHCGREHFPRTDPAVIVAVTRADDPDLLLLGSNALWGADRYSCFAGFAEAGESLEDAVVREVREEAGVTVGALRYRGSQGWPYPRSLMLGFTAVATAPEIARADGEEIVAVRWFTRSEIGDALAGRGALQLPGPASIASRLIREWHDGTP, encoded by the coding sequence ATGACGGTTCCCGTCACGTCTTCTCCGCGTTTCGGCCCGGTCGACAGATCGCCCACCGAACGCATGACCGACGACCTGATCGCCCTCGCGCAGCGCGATCCGCGCACGAGAGTGCTCGTCGTGCGCGGCGACGCCGCCCCGCTCGCCCCCGACGGCGGCCTGACCGCGGTCGCGGTCGCGGACGTGCCGCAAGACGCCGTGTGGGCGTTCCTGGGCCGCCGGCCCGACGGCGCCGCGGTCCTGGCGGCCGCCTTCCCACCCGACCGCGATGACCCCGTCGATGCTCCCGGCGGATGGGGGGCGCTGCGGTCGATCGGCGGCGACCTCCCCGCCGACGACACGGCGGTGCTCATGCCCGCCATCGCGCTCGGACGGTGGCTCGTGGATGCCCCGTTCTGCCCGGCGTGCGGCACGCGCACCGAGCTCCAGCACGCCGGGTGGGCGCGGCGCTGCCCGCACTGCGGGCGCGAGCACTTCCCCCGCACCGACCCGGCCGTCATCGTCGCCGTCACGCGCGCGGACGACCCCGATCTGCTGCTGCTCGGCTCCAACGCGCTGTGGGGCGCCGACCGTTACTCGTGCTTCGCCGGCTTCGCCGAGGCAGGGGAGTCGCTCGAGGACGCCGTCGTGCGCGAGGTGCGCGAGGAGGCCGGCGTCACCGTCGGCGCGCTCCGGTACCGCGGCTCTCAGGGCTGGCCCTACCCGCGCTCGCTGATGCTCGGGTTCACGGCGGTGGCCACCGCGCCCGAGATCGCCCGGGCCGACGGTGAGGAGATCGTCGCGGTGCGGTGGTTCACGCGGTCCGAGATCGGTGACGCGCTGGCCGGGCGCGGCGCCCTCCAGCTGCCGGGCCCGGCCTCCATCGCCTCCCGCCTGATCCGTGAATGGCACGACGGCACACCGTGA
- a CDS encoding phosphotransferase yields MARSPLTLAASATAALPRIAVVGAGPLTEHAAGRFDAAFVRLEDGRDAVVRMPAGEDSAADLAAESRALVALTPGVRALLPFRAPEVLGECGSGAARVLVVDFLPGYRVDPAHLPKGRGIATAVGAALAAVHALPPSIVRTDGLPVRTPEQVRDDVVRLLDRVEGTRRAPDVLAERWRRAVESDELWRFESAVVLGGATSSTFLLADDGDDVRVVGALEWAGLSVGDPATDLRWLASAPEAADAVLSGYTADAARAPDALLRERARLYAELEFARWLVHGVDTGDDTVVDDAVALLDALADGVRGDRIVPDAPVDLESAMAFVERMPEPGTVAADTSMQTDTYDPEMLSLFIATERDRTDSPPDSADSPDFGLDGLRHPEETATAPIDITGWAHRSDDGSPVPADTGSPAGPDASDQDGPLEEEAARASRAALRWWGRDGSTRLSSGG; encoded by the coding sequence ATGGCACGCTCACCACTCACTCTAGCCGCGTCGGCGACGGCGGCCCTGCCGCGCATCGCCGTGGTGGGAGCCGGTCCCCTCACGGAGCACGCGGCGGGTCGTTTCGACGCCGCCTTCGTGCGCTTGGAGGACGGGCGCGACGCGGTCGTCCGCATGCCTGCCGGCGAGGATTCCGCGGCCGACCTGGCGGCAGAGTCCCGCGCGCTCGTCGCCCTCACCCCCGGCGTGCGCGCTCTGCTGCCCTTCCGCGCGCCGGAGGTCCTCGGCGAATGCGGTTCGGGTGCCGCCCGCGTCCTGGTGGTGGACTTCCTTCCCGGCTACCGGGTCGACCCCGCGCACTTGCCGAAGGGGCGCGGCATCGCCACGGCCGTGGGCGCCGCCCTCGCCGCCGTGCACGCGCTGCCGCCCTCGATCGTGCGGACCGATGGCCTGCCGGTGCGCACTCCCGAGCAGGTGCGCGACGACGTGGTGCGACTCCTCGACCGCGTGGAGGGGACGCGACGGGCACCCGACGTGCTCGCCGAGCGCTGGCGCCGGGCGGTCGAATCCGACGAGCTGTGGCGTTTCGAGTCGGCCGTCGTCCTCGGCGGCGCGACGTCGTCCACCTTCCTGCTCGCCGACGACGGCGATGACGTCCGCGTCGTGGGCGCACTGGAGTGGGCCGGCCTGAGCGTGGGAGATCCCGCCACCGACCTGCGGTGGCTCGCCTCGGCACCGGAAGCGGCAGACGCCGTGCTGTCCGGCTACACCGCCGACGCCGCCCGTGCGCCCGACGCGCTGCTGCGCGAACGCGCCCGCCTGTACGCCGAGCTGGAGTTCGCCCGGTGGCTCGTGCACGGCGTCGACACCGGCGACGACACGGTCGTCGACGACGCCGTCGCCCTCCTGGATGCACTCGCCGACGGCGTGCGCGGGGATCGGATCGTGCCGGATGCGCCGGTCGATCTGGAGAGCGCGATGGCGTTCGTGGAGCGCATGCCGGAGCCGGGCACCGTCGCGGCGGACACCTCGATGCAGACGGACACGTACGACCCCGAGATGCTCTCGCTGTTCATCGCCACCGAACGCGACCGCACCGACAGCCCGCCCGACTCCGCCGACTCCCCCGACTTCGGTCTCGACGGTCTGCGCCACCCGGAGGAGACCGCGACGGCTCCGATCGACATCACCGGGTGGGCGCACCGCTCAGACGACGGCTCGCCGGTCCCCGCCGACACCGGATCCCCCGCGGGGCCCGACGCATCCGACCAGGACGGCCCGCTCGAGGAGGAAGCGGCCCGCGCATCGCGCGCGGCGCTGCGGTGGTGGGGACGCGACGGCTCGACGCGTCTCAGTTCCGGAGGATGA
- a CDS encoding ATP-dependent DNA helicase: MSGVIPAATIAAALGQFAPTPEQAAVIEAPLEPALVVAGAGSGKTETMAGRVVWLVANGLVRRDEVLGLTFTRKAAGELAERIGRRLHRLSEYERRGLLPLLPELHRAGELAPLADLGEGARADAERAAILDGLAQRAGARPAEGDGDELLHRPTVATYNSFADALVREHGLRIGRDAEAAILSESAAWLLMRRVVFASDDPRLEQRPEAPRTIIDAALRIARDGVDNLVDLAALAAFPARFASVLQLPSARKGTGVLKPVETAVGRVDALGMLAELAREYAREKERLGVMDFADQVAGALQIVRGHPAVVDEVRARFRVVLLDEYQDTSVVQTDLLSALFAGTGVMAVGDPHQAIYAWRGASAGNLAGFPAAFGGDCLRFSLLTSWRNSSRVLTAANAVLQPLARGAAVDVEELRSRPGAPAGQITAVFERDLDAEADRVAEWFVGVRAARAAEGSPTTGAVLFRSKKHMVRFGDALGRRGIPHRILGLGGLLTTPEVVDVVAALRVLSDPDAGSSLLRLLSGPRWAIGLADLRRLALLARRLATSDAALQPLDAVVTERLRSIPGADRASLVDALDFVARQRDDHGWLAEFTPAARARLREAGAVLAGLRRAIGAPIPELVRLIELELRLDVELAANETRGPARIASAQLRAFVDEISGFLAADESGSVPNLLAWLDHAEKLDEFAPRTEPPEDDVVQLLTIHGSKGLEWDAVAVVRLVTDELPSLPRDTAGWLGFGVLPTAFRGDAPWLPELAWRSAATQQELKAAIDDYVAANRRRQLNEDRRLAYVAITRARDSLLLSGSSWAGTKRPRTRSPFLTEVVEALGIELPEDDPGDNPYGDERRLLHWPMDPLGVRRPAVAAAAAEVERARREPLPEPDEEAGLLLAERAERMRPLQRTAPVRIPASRYKDYVADYAGAVEALDRPMPERPYRQTRLGTLFHAWVERRSGLVGAGGGLDDALWDDGLWDDDVSDALPADAADLAVLQENFERSEWAPLRPLEVETEIDYVATDLDGRPHIVICKLDAVYRRGERIEIVDWKTGRPPVTDAERRERMLQLELYREAYAQRHGVPRERIDVALFYVADGLILRN; this comes from the coding sequence GTGAGCGGCGTGATCCCGGCCGCGACGATCGCGGCCGCCCTGGGGCAGTTCGCGCCCACGCCCGAGCAGGCCGCCGTCATCGAGGCGCCGCTGGAGCCGGCCCTCGTGGTCGCCGGCGCCGGCAGCGGGAAGACCGAGACGATGGCCGGACGCGTCGTGTGGCTCGTGGCCAACGGACTGGTCCGCCGCGACGAGGTGCTCGGACTGACCTTCACCCGCAAGGCCGCCGGCGAGCTCGCCGAGCGCATCGGCCGGCGCCTGCACCGCTTGAGCGAGTACGAGCGTCGGGGCCTGCTCCCGCTCCTGCCCGAACTGCACCGCGCGGGAGAGCTGGCGCCGCTGGCGGACCTCGGCGAGGGCGCGCGCGCCGACGCGGAGCGCGCCGCGATCCTCGACGGCCTCGCCCAGCGCGCGGGGGCCCGGCCTGCCGAGGGGGACGGCGACGAGCTGCTGCACCGTCCCACGGTGGCGACCTACAACAGCTTCGCCGACGCACTGGTGCGCGAGCACGGCCTGCGCATCGGCCGCGACGCCGAAGCGGCGATCCTGTCCGAATCCGCCGCGTGGCTGCTGATGCGCCGCGTCGTGTTCGCCTCCGACGATCCCCGCCTCGAGCAGCGTCCGGAGGCGCCGCGCACGATCATCGACGCGGCCCTGCGGATCGCCCGCGACGGCGTGGACAACCTCGTCGACCTCGCCGCGCTCGCCGCCTTCCCCGCCCGGTTCGCCTCCGTGCTGCAGCTTCCCTCCGCCCGCAAGGGCACGGGGGTGCTCAAGCCCGTCGAGACCGCCGTCGGCCGTGTCGACGCGCTGGGGATGCTCGCCGAACTGGCGCGGGAGTACGCGCGCGAGAAGGAGCGGCTCGGGGTCATGGACTTCGCCGACCAGGTCGCGGGGGCCCTGCAGATCGTGCGCGGTCATCCCGCCGTCGTCGACGAGGTGCGCGCCCGCTTCCGCGTCGTGCTGCTGGACGAGTACCAGGACACCTCGGTCGTGCAGACCGACCTCCTCTCCGCGCTGTTCGCCGGCACCGGCGTCATGGCGGTGGGCGACCCGCACCAGGCCATCTACGCGTGGCGCGGGGCGAGCGCGGGCAACCTGGCCGGCTTCCCCGCGGCCTTCGGCGGCGACTGCCTGCGCTTCTCGCTGCTGACCAGCTGGCGCAACAGCTCGCGCGTGCTGACAGCGGCCAACGCGGTGCTCCAGCCGCTCGCGCGCGGCGCCGCGGTCGACGTCGAAGAGCTCCGCTCCCGCCCGGGAGCCCCCGCCGGGCAGATCACGGCGGTATTCGAGCGGGACCTCGACGCGGAAGCCGACCGCGTCGCGGAGTGGTTCGTCGGCGTCCGCGCCGCGCGCGCGGCGGAGGGCTCGCCCACGACGGGAGCCGTGCTGTTCCGCAGCAAGAAGCACATGGTGCGCTTCGGCGACGCACTCGGGCGTCGCGGCATCCCACACCGCATCCTGGGGCTGGGCGGGCTGCTCACCACGCCCGAGGTCGTCGACGTGGTGGCCGCGCTGCGGGTGCTGAGCGACCCCGACGCGGGGTCGTCGCTCCTTCGGCTGCTGTCGGGTCCGCGGTGGGCGATCGGCCTGGCCGACCTGCGCCGCCTCGCGCTGCTGGCCCGCCGCCTGGCCACCTCCGATGCCGCGCTGCAGCCGCTGGATGCCGTCGTGACCGAACGGCTGCGCTCGATCCCCGGTGCCGACCGGGCCTCGCTCGTCGACGCACTCGACTTCGTCGCGCGCCAGCGGGACGACCACGGGTGGCTGGCGGAGTTCACCCCTGCCGCGCGGGCCCGCCTGCGGGAGGCCGGCGCGGTGCTCGCGGGCCTCCGGCGCGCGATCGGCGCCCCGATCCCCGAACTCGTGCGCCTCATCGAGCTCGAGCTGCGCCTGGACGTCGAACTCGCCGCCAACGAGACGCGGGGGCCGGCCCGCATCGCCTCCGCGCAGCTGCGGGCGTTCGTGGACGAGATCTCCGGTTTCCTCGCCGCCGACGAGTCCGGTTCGGTGCCCAACCTGCTGGCGTGGCTGGATCATGCCGAGAAGCTGGACGAGTTCGCCCCGCGCACCGAGCCCCCCGAGGACGACGTGGTCCAGCTGCTCACGATCCACGGCTCGAAGGGGCTGGAGTGGGACGCCGTCGCGGTGGTGCGGTTGGTCACCGACGAACTCCCCTCGCTGCCGCGCGACACCGCCGGATGGCTCGGCTTCGGCGTGCTGCCCACCGCCTTCCGCGGAGACGCGCCGTGGCTGCCCGAACTGGCGTGGCGCTCGGCCGCGACCCAGCAGGAGCTCAAAGCGGCGATCGACGACTACGTGGCGGCCAACCGCAGACGGCAGCTCAACGAGGACCGGCGCCTGGCATACGTCGCCATCACGCGCGCCCGCGATTCCCTGCTGCTCTCCGGCTCCAGCTGGGCGGGCACCAAGCGGCCGCGCACGCGCAGCCCCTTCCTCACCGAGGTGGTGGAGGCCCTGGGGATCGAGCTGCCCGAGGATGACCCCGGCGACAACCCGTACGGCGACGAGCGGCGGCTGCTGCACTGGCCGATGGACCCGCTCGGGGTGCGCCGGCCCGCGGTGGCCGCGGCCGCGGCGGAGGTGGAACGTGCCCGCAGGGAGCCCCTCCCCGAGCCGGATGAGGAGGCCGGGCTGCTGCTGGCCGAGCGCGCGGAGCGGATGCGACCGCTGCAGCGCACCGCGCCGGTGCGCATCCCGGCATCCCGCTACAAGGACTACGTCGCCGACTACGCCGGCGCTGTGGAGGCGCTGGATCGGCCCATGCCCGAGCGGCCCTATCGCCAGACGCGCCTGGGCACGCTGTTCCACGCGTGGGTCGAGCGCCGCTCAGGCCTCGTGGGTGCGGGCGGCGGCCTCGACGACGCTCTGTGGGACGACGGGCTGTGGGATGACGACGTCTCCGACGCGCTCCCCGCCGACGCGGCCGACCTGGCCGTCCTGCAGGAGAACTTCGAGCGGTCGGAGTGGGCGCCGCTGCGACCTCTGGAGGTCGAGACCGAGATCGACTACGTCGCGACCGACCTGGACGGCCGTCCGCACATCGTGATCTGCAAGCTCGACGCGGTGTACCGCCGCGGCGAGCGGATCGAGATCGTGGACTGGAAGACGGGGCGTCCGCCCGTCACCGACGCGGAGCGACGCGAGCGGATGCTGCAGCTGGAGCTGTACCGCGAGGCGTACGCGCAGCGGCACGGGGTGCCTCGGGAGCGGATCGACGTGGCGCTGTTCTACGTCGCCGACGGCCTCATCCTCCGGAACTGA